A region of Streptomyces halobius DNA encodes the following proteins:
- a CDS encoding Lrp/AsnC family transcriptional regulator has protein sequence MEELDRQIVDLLVKDGRMSYTDLGKATGLSTSAVHQRVRRLEQRGVIRGYAAIVDPEAVGLPLTAFISVKPFDPSAPDDIAERLAEVPELEACHSVAGDENYILKVRVATPLELEHLLTRIRSLAGVSTRTTVVLSTPYEARPPRI, from the coding sequence GTGGAGGAGTTGGACCGGCAAATCGTGGACCTGCTCGTCAAGGACGGGCGGATGAGCTACACCGACCTGGGCAAGGCCACCGGCCTGTCCACCTCGGCGGTGCACCAGCGGGTGCGCCGCCTTGAGCAGCGCGGTGTCATACGGGGTTACGCCGCGATCGTGGACCCCGAAGCCGTCGGGCTGCCGCTCACGGCCTTCATCTCGGTCAAACCCTTCGACCCCAGCGCGCCGGACGACATCGCCGAGCGGCTCGCCGAGGTCCCCGAGCTGGAGGCATGCCACAGCGTCGCCGGCGACGAGAACTACATCCTCAAGGTCCGGGTCGCCACACCGTTGGAGCTGGAGCACCTGCTCACCCGCATCCGCAGCCTGGCCGGGGTCTCCACCCGCACCACGGTCGTCCTCTCGACGCCGTACGAGGCCCGGCCGCCGCGTATCTGA
- a CDS encoding amidohydrolase, whose amino-acid sequence MSERIPEPAPQGTSHAGRQAPSRPVRQGSSRPARPRTVLLRGGEVHSPADPFATAMVVEGDSIAWVGEEGAADSFADGVDEVVHLDGALVTPAFTDAHVHTTASGLALTGLDLAGAAALSDALTRIRAYAAARPADRILLGHGWDVGAWPEGRPPSRAELDEATGGRPLYLTRVDVHSAVVTTALLDLVPGVRELPGFRSGAPLTGDAHHAVRRAAHATITPAQRTEAQAAALARAVSLGIGSIHECAGPEISGEDDFTGLLALAAEGDGPRVVGYWAETIASAKDAERIRALGALGAAGDLFVDGSLGSHTAHLHAPYADADHTGVAHLDAAAVAAHVAACTEAGLQAGFHAIGDAALTSVVDGVRAAAERVGPDRIRAARHRVEHAEMLTDRTVAGFADLALTASVQPAFDATWGGPDGMYATRLGADRARTLNPYAALLKAGVPLALGSDSPVTPLDPWGTLRAAVFHRTPAHGISARAAFTAHTRGGWRAVGRDDAGVLVPGAPADYAVWRTGDLIVQAPDERVERWSTDPRSGTPGLPDLTPGNDLPVCLRTVVGGRTVYRRPIE is encoded by the coding sequence ATGAGCGAGCGCATCCCCGAACCGGCCCCGCAGGGCACCTCCCACGCAGGTCGGCAGGCCCCCTCCCGCCCGGTCCGCCAGGGTTCCTCCCGCCCTGCCCGGCCCCGCACCGTCCTGCTGCGGGGCGGTGAGGTGCACAGCCCCGCCGACCCCTTCGCCACCGCGATGGTCGTGGAGGGCGACAGCATCGCGTGGGTCGGCGAGGAAGGCGCCGCCGACTCGTTCGCCGACGGGGTCGACGAGGTCGTCCACCTGGACGGCGCGCTGGTCACCCCAGCGTTCACGGACGCACATGTGCACACCACCGCAAGCGGCCTCGCGCTCACCGGCCTCGACCTGGCCGGTGCCGCCGCGCTGTCCGACGCGCTGACCCGGATCCGCGCCTACGCCGCCGCCCGCCCGGCGGACCGGATCCTCCTCGGACACGGCTGGGACGTCGGCGCCTGGCCCGAGGGGCGCCCGCCGTCCCGTGCGGAACTCGACGAGGCCACCGGCGGCCGCCCGCTCTACCTCACCCGCGTCGACGTGCACTCCGCGGTCGTCACCACGGCCCTGCTGGACCTCGTCCCCGGCGTGCGTGAACTGCCCGGATTCCGCTCCGGCGCGCCACTGACCGGCGATGCCCACCACGCCGTACGGCGGGCCGCGCACGCCACGATCACCCCCGCCCAGCGGACCGAGGCCCAGGCCGCCGCCCTCGCCCGCGCCGTCTCCCTCGGCATCGGCAGCATCCACGAGTGCGCGGGCCCGGAGATCTCCGGCGAGGACGACTTCACCGGGCTGCTCGCCCTGGCCGCCGAAGGCGACGGCCCGCGGGTCGTCGGCTACTGGGCCGAAACGATCGCATCCGCAAAGGACGCGGAGCGGATCCGTGCGCTCGGTGCGCTCGGCGCGGCCGGTGATCTCTTCGTCGACGGGTCGCTCGGCTCGCACACCGCCCACCTGCACGCCCCGTACGCGGACGCCGACCACACCGGCGTCGCGCACCTCGACGCCGCGGCCGTCGCCGCCCATGTCGCGGCCTGCACCGAGGCCGGCCTCCAGGCCGGTTTCCACGCCATCGGCGACGCCGCCCTGACCAGCGTCGTCGACGGCGTACGGGCCGCCGCCGAGCGCGTCGGCCCCGACCGGATCCGCGCCGCCCGGCACCGCGTCGAACACGCCGAAATGCTCACCGACCGGACCGTCGCCGGCTTCGCCGACCTGGCCCTGACGGCCTCCGTCCAGCCCGCCTTCGACGCGACCTGGGGCGGGCCCGACGGCATGTACGCCACCCGCCTGGGCGCCGACCGCGCCCGCACTCTCAACCCGTACGCCGCCCTGCTCAAGGCCGGCGTCCCGCTCGCCCTCGGCTCCGACAGCCCGGTCACGCCGCTCGACCCCTGGGGCACCCTGCGTGCCGCCGTCTTCCACCGCACCCCCGCCCACGGCATCTCCGCCCGCGCCGCCTTCACCGCTCACACCCGCGGCGGCTGGCGCGCCGTCGGCCGCGACGACGCGGGCGTCCTGGTGCCCGGAGCCCCCGCCGACTACGCGGTCTGGCGCACCGGGGACCTGATCGTCCAGGCCCCCGACGAGCGCGTGGAACGCTGGTCCACCGACCCCCGCTCCGGCACCCCCGGCCTGCCCGATCTCACCCCCGGCAACGACCTCCCGGTGTGCCTGCGCACCGTCGTCGGCGGACGCACCGTCTACCGGCGGCCGATCGAGTGA
- the lnt gene encoding apolipoprotein N-acyltransferase: MPTGSDTTAEAVSGTSPEGPVPPVATGPATGTDDTAAPRPGRARRCAAPVRREAPRTGLAVVSGTALALAFPPYDLWPLSLLGVAALSLLTRGRTVRQGAWTGFAFGLPFFVILLKWLHVVGWDAVIGLSVAEALFMTLLGGALAAASRLPAWPLWTACLWVAEEWARDRVPFGGFPWGRLAFANTGSPFTPLAALGGAPLVTFAVALSGALLAACAVTLWGLRRSGTLRRAIPAIEAFGLAAAVAGAGVLVPVPTKAADTVDIAVVQGNVQQPGMDFLGRPMKILDNHARATERLAADIEAGKARKPDLVIWPENSSDLDPFQYPQAYDRIDKAVRAIGVPVLVGALIDHPSKEGYVFNEGIVWDPKKGPGASYTKQHPVPFGEYVPFREQLSKIITRFQRVPRDFHPGDHTGVLQVGPARLGDVICFEVAYDEIVHETVGAGARALVIQTNNATYGRTGQPEQQLAMSKLRAVEHGRAVVTAATSGISAVVAPDGTVTRQIPEFTQGVVSARIPLRDETTLADRVGAAPEWALAIVGLLSCAAAAVVGRRGRTKNEKGQQ; encoded by the coding sequence GTGCCAACGGGTTCCGACACCACAGCAGAGGCCGTCAGCGGCACCTCGCCCGAAGGTCCGGTGCCGCCCGTCGCCACAGGACCGGCCACCGGGACGGATGACACCGCCGCGCCGCGCCCCGGCCGCGCCCGGCGGTGCGCCGCGCCGGTGCGCCGCGAGGCGCCGCGTACCGGCCTCGCCGTCGTCTCCGGCACCGCGCTGGCGCTCGCCTTCCCGCCGTACGACCTGTGGCCGCTGTCCCTCCTCGGCGTCGCCGCGCTCTCGCTGCTCACCCGCGGCCGGACCGTCCGGCAGGGCGCGTGGACCGGCTTCGCCTTCGGGCTGCCCTTCTTCGTGATCCTGCTCAAGTGGCTGCACGTCGTCGGCTGGGACGCGGTGATCGGACTGTCCGTCGCCGAGGCGCTGTTCATGACGCTGCTGGGCGGGGCGCTCGCCGCCGCCTCCCGGCTGCCGGCCTGGCCGCTGTGGACCGCCTGTCTGTGGGTCGCCGAGGAATGGGCCCGCGACCGCGTCCCGTTCGGCGGCTTCCCGTGGGGGCGGCTCGCGTTCGCCAACACCGGCTCGCCGTTCACCCCGCTGGCCGCGCTCGGCGGCGCCCCGCTGGTGACCTTCGCCGTCGCCCTCTCCGGTGCGCTGCTGGCCGCGTGCGCCGTCACCCTCTGGGGGCTGCGCCGCTCCGGGACGTTGCGCCGGGCGATCCCCGCCATCGAGGCGTTCGGGCTGGCCGCCGCGGTGGCCGGGGCCGGGGTGCTCGTCCCCGTCCCCACCAAGGCCGCTGACACCGTCGACATCGCCGTCGTCCAGGGCAATGTCCAGCAGCCCGGCATGGACTTCCTGGGCCGCCCGATGAAGATCCTCGACAACCACGCCAGGGCCACCGAGCGGCTCGCCGCCGACATCGAGGCCGGAAAGGCGCGGAAGCCCGATCTGGTCATCTGGCCGGAGAATTCCTCCGACCTCGATCCCTTCCAGTACCCGCAGGCCTACGACCGGATCGACAAGGCCGTGCGGGCCATCGGGGTCCCGGTGCTCGTCGGTGCGCTCATCGACCACCCCTCCAAGGAGGGCTATGTCTTCAACGAGGGCATCGTCTGGGACCCGAAGAAGGGGCCGGGCGCCTCGTACACCAAGCAACACCCGGTGCCGTTCGGTGAGTATGTGCCGTTCCGCGAGCAGCTCAGCAAGATCATTACGCGTTTCCAGCGAGTGCCCCGCGACTTCCACCCGGGCGACCACACCGGCGTCCTGCAGGTCGGCCCGGCCAGGCTCGGCGATGTCATCTGCTTCGAGGTCGCCTACGACGAGATCGTGCACGAGACCGTCGGCGCCGGCGCCCGTGCCCTGGTCATCCAGACCAACAACGCCACCTACGGCCGCACCGGCCAGCCCGAACAGCAGCTGGCCATGTCCAAGCTGCGCGCCGTCGAACACGGCCGGGCCGTGGTCACCGCCGCCACCAGCGGGATCAGCGCCGTCGTCGCCCCCGACGGCACCGTCACCCGGCAGATCCCCGAGTTCACCCAGGGCGTCGTCTCGGCGCGGATCCCCCTCCGCGACGAAACGACGCTCGCCGACCGCGTCGGTGCGGCTCCCGAGTGGGCGCTCGCTATCGTGGGGCTTCTCTCCTGTGCCGCCGCCGCAGTCGTCGGCCGGCGCGGGCGCACGAAGAACGAGAAGGGGCAGCAGTGA